One region of Mucilaginibacter gotjawali genomic DNA includes:
- a CDS encoding non-canonical purine NTP diphosphatase: protein MRQLVFATNNRHKLDEVAAKVGSQIKLLTLNDIGCDEDIPETGHTFRENAAIKSHYIYQKYKLDCFGDDSGLEVDALNGEPGVYSARYAGTHGDHEANMDKVLAKLASETKRKARFRTVISLIWNGEEHFFEGTVEGTIRHERAGAQGFGYDPIFQPDGYDITFAEMSMEEKNSISHRARAVEKLIGFLSLGH from the coding sequence ATGCGGCAATTAGTTTTTGCAACCAATAACCGCCATAAGCTGGATGAAGTAGCGGCCAAAGTTGGCAGCCAGATAAAATTATTAACCCTTAATGATATTGGCTGCGATGAGGACATCCCCGAAACGGGGCATACCTTCAGGGAAAATGCAGCTATAAAAAGCCACTATATCTACCAAAAATATAAACTGGATTGTTTTGGCGATGACAGCGGCCTGGAAGTTGACGCCCTTAACGGCGAACCCGGCGTTTACTCGGCCAGGTATGCAGGCACCCACGGCGACCATGAAGCCAATATGGATAAAGTGCTGGCAAAATTAGCCAGCGAAACCAAGCGTAAAGCCCGTTTCCGTACCGTGATCTCCCTGATATGGAACGGCGAAGAGCATTTTTTTGAAGGCACAGTAGAAGGCACCATCCGCCATGAACGCGCAGGCGCCCAAGGTTTTGGTTACGACCCGATTTTTCAGCCTGATGGTTACGATATCACCTTTGCCGAAATGAGCATGGAGGAAAAGAACAGCATCAGCCACCGCGCCAGGGCAGTGGAAAAATTGATTGGGTTTTTGTCTTTGGGGCATTAA
- a CDS encoding peptidylprolyl isomerase encodes MRKFGLVLLSFTLFISLARAQQKHTLDKIAAVVGGSIILQSDIELKYATYLAQGNPANPAVKCQIAQSFVTQKLLAAQAIIDSIDVKDDEVDADIDRRMRGMIGRAGSQDRLEQFLGRSVIQYKDEIRPDIKEELIAQKMQQKITSDVNTTPEDIKKFFNTIPKDSLPTFNKTVEVGEIQFNPKLNETEKAYFRAKAQDLLDRVKKGEDMGALARLYSQDPGSSLQGGDMGFADRSTYVKEFTAWAFRLKAGELSPVFETEYGFHFLQVLERRGEQVHVRHILIIPTVTDASLQRAKAKADSVYDFLTKNNKISFSNAAAYYSDNKDTKYNGGMMLNASDVETRTTYIPTDKLDPQVALVVDTMKVGSMSKPLLFTDAAGKKTYKILYLKSSTNAHKANLVDDYPKIKEYATNDKINRKVSEWFQKRRKQTFIKIDPEYQQCTNMKGWASPVDESMVTTTPAEVKP; translated from the coding sequence ATGAGAAAGTTTGGGTTAGTCCTTTTAAGTTTTACATTATTCATATCCCTTGCCCGTGCGCAACAAAAGCATACGCTTGATAAAATAGCGGCGGTAGTGGGTGGCAGCATTATCCTGCAATCGGATATTGAGTTAAAATATGCCACCTATCTTGCGCAGGGCAATCCGGCAAACCCTGCTGTAAAATGCCAGATAGCGCAAAGTTTTGTTACACAAAAACTATTGGCGGCGCAGGCTATTATTGACAGTATTGATGTGAAGGATGATGAAGTTGACGCCGATATTGACCGCCGTATGCGCGGTATGATAGGCCGTGCCGGCAGCCAGGACAGGCTGGAGCAATTTTTAGGCCGCTCCGTTATTCAATATAAAGACGAAATACGCCCTGACATTAAGGAAGAGCTGATCGCCCAAAAAATGCAGCAAAAAATCACTTCCGATGTTAACACCACACCGGAGGACATAAAAAAATTCTTTAACACCATCCCTAAAGATAGCCTGCCAACCTTTAACAAAACGGTTGAGGTGGGCGAGATCCAGTTTAACCCGAAATTAAACGAAACTGAAAAAGCCTATTTCCGTGCAAAGGCACAGGATTTATTGGATCGTGTAAAAAAAGGGGAAGATATGGGCGCTTTGGCCCGCCTGTACTCACAGGATCCGGGTTCGTCATTACAGGGCGGCGATATGGGCTTTGCCGATCGCAGCACTTACGTAAAGGAATTTACTGCCTGGGCCTTCAGGCTTAAAGCCGGAGAACTTTCGCCGGTGTTTGAAACAGAGTATGGCTTTCACTTTTTACAGGTGCTTGAACGCCGCGGCGAACAGGTGCATGTACGGCATATCTTAATTATCCCAACAGTAACTGACGCCAGCCTGCAAAGGGCAAAGGCAAAAGCCGATAGTGTTTATGACTTTTTGACAAAGAATAACAAAATATCTTTTTCAAACGCTGCCGCTTATTACTCGGACAATAAAGACACAAAATATAACGGTGGTATGATGCTGAATGCATCTGACGTTGAAACCCGTACCACTTATATCCCGACAGATAAACTTGATCCGCAGGTAGCACTTGTAGTTGACACCATGAAAGTGGGCAGCATGTCAAAACCGCTGCTGTTTACTGATGCTGCCGGAAAAAAGACTTATAAAATTTTGTACCTTAAATCAAGCACCAACGCCCATAAGGCAAACCTGGTAGATGACTATCCCAAAATAAAGGAATATGCCACCAACGATAAAATTAACCGTAAGGTGAGCGAGTGGTTCCAGAAAAGGCGTAAGCAAACTTTTATTAAGATTGATCCGGAATACCAGCAGTGTACCAATATGAAAGGATGGGCAAGCCCCGTTGACGAAAGCATGGTAACTACAACCCCGGCAGAAGTTAAACCTTAA
- a CDS encoding AAA family ATPase, protein MQHRTEVEAADALRQAYQQISAEIGKVIIGQQEVLKFVLISIFSNGHCLLVGVPGLAKTLLVQTVAQVLDLDFKRIQFTPDLMPSDIIGSEILGEDRNFKFIPGPVFANIILADEINRTPPKTQAALLEAMMEKSVTAAGITHRLAQPFFVLATQNPIEQEGTYPLPEAQLDRFMFNVALDYPTFQEELLVVKNTTSSQKTEVKKLLSAEQIIYFQQLVRNIPVTDNVLEYAVKLVAKTRPNGEMAAPQVKRLLNWGAGPRASQFLILGAKCHAVINGKYSPDIEDVQAIAKPILRHRIVRSYHAEAEGLSADDIIEGLF, encoded by the coding sequence ATGCAACACCGTACCGAAGTAGAGGCTGCTGATGCTTTAAGGCAGGCTTATCAGCAAATAAGCGCCGAAATAGGCAAAGTAATTATTGGCCAGCAGGAAGTATTAAAATTTGTACTGATCTCTATCTTTAGTAACGGACATTGTTTGCTGGTTGGTGTGCCAGGCCTGGCCAAAACCCTGCTGGTACAAACCGTTGCCCAGGTATTGGACCTTGATTTTAAGCGCATACAGTTTACCCCCGACCTGATGCCTTCGGACATTATCGGTTCGGAGATTTTGGGCGAGGACCGTAACTTTAAATTTATACCCGGCCCGGTGTTTGCAAATATCATCCTGGCTGATGAGATTAACCGTACCCCGCCAAAAACCCAGGCCGCCCTGCTGGAGGCCATGATGGAAAAATCGGTAACAGCAGCGGGCATCACCCATCGGCTGGCGCAGCCGTTTTTTGTTTTAGCAACACAAAATCCTATTGAGCAGGAAGGTACCTATCCGCTGCCCGAGGCGCAGCTTGATCGTTTCATGTTTAACGTAGCCCTTGATTATCCTACTTTCCAGGAAGAATTGCTTGTCGTAAAAAATACCACCAGCAGCCAAAAAACAGAAGTAAAAAAACTACTCAGCGCCGAACAGATCATTTACTTTCAGCAATTGGTTAGGAATATCCCGGTTACTGATAACGTGCTTGAATATGCGGTTAAACTGGTTGCCAAAACCCGCCCCAATGGCGAAATGGCCGCACCACAGGTAAAACGCTTGTTAAACTGGGGCGCTGGCCCCCGTGCTTCGCAATTTTTGATATTAGGGGCTAAATGCCATGCCGTGATCAACGGGAAATATTCTCCGGACATTGAAGATGTACAGGCCATTGCCAAACCCATACTCCGCCACCGCATTGTACGCAGCTACCATGCCGAAGCCGAAGGGCTTTCAGCTGATGATATCATCGAAGGGCTGTTTTAA
- a CDS encoding peroxiredoxin family protein translates to MLLKTRHILSALFICSIIYTASAQTKLPTGVWRGALKNSAGGQLPFNFEVKDTAGAQQLAIINGDERYKVTAIKSKGDSVFIHMPLFDSEFKLKLDASGLSGNWIKHLGNSDAIMAFNAVPNTTWRFFKDPEKPAYDISGRWSAIFGGGDTRDTLVGEFKQSGAKLTGTFLSTSGDYRYLEGTVAGNQMYLSCFDGGHAYIFTAKINDDKTLSEGKQYSGFSGLDTWSAVKDANAKLPDAYSLTALKPGYKKIAFTFKDINGKEVSLSDARFKNKVVIVQILGSWCPNCMDETNYFVSSYYPKYHNKGVEVIGLAYERTTDFAKSQRTLQQMKTHFNVPYPLLITGFTPAAGDAQKSLPMLADFKGFPSTIIIDKKGEVRKIHTGFSGPGTGVYYTEFIDEFQKLTEDLLAEK, encoded by the coding sequence ATGCTATTAAAAACACGACATATTCTATCGGCATTATTTATTTGCTCCATAATTTATACCGCATCGGCACAAACAAAATTACCAACCGGTGTCTGGCGCGGCGCCTTAAAAAACTCGGCCGGCGGCCAACTCCCTTTCAATTTTGAGGTGAAGGATACCGCGGGCGCACAGCAATTGGCCATAATTAATGGCGACGAACGTTATAAAGTAACAGCCATTAAATCAAAGGGTGATTCGGTTTTTATACACATGCCCTTGTTTGATTCGGAATTTAAATTGAAACTGGATGCATCAGGCTTAAGCGGAAACTGGATAAAACATTTAGGTAACAGCGATGCGATAATGGCTTTTAACGCCGTGCCAAATACAACCTGGCGCTTTTTTAAAGACCCGGAAAAACCCGCGTATGATATCAGCGGGCGCTGGTCGGCTATATTTGGCGGAGGCGACACCCGGGATACTTTGGTGGGAGAGTTTAAACAAAGCGGTGCTAAATTAACCGGCACCTTTTTAAGCACCAGCGGCGACTACCGCTATTTGGAAGGTACCGTTGCCGGCAACCAAATGTATTTATCGTGCTTTGATGGCGGCCATGCCTACATCTTTACCGCAAAAATTAACGACGATAAAACATTAAGCGAAGGCAAGCAGTATTCAGGCTTCTCAGGCCTGGATACCTGGAGCGCGGTGAAGGATGCTAATGCCAAATTGCCTGATGCTTATTCGCTCACCGCATTAAAACCCGGCTACAAAAAGATAGCTTTCACCTTTAAAGACATTAACGGCAAAGAAGTATCCTTAAGCGACGCCCGATTTAAAAACAAGGTGGTTATTGTACAGATCCTGGGCTCGTGGTGCCCTAACTGTATGGACGAAACGAATTATTTTGTAAGCAGCTATTATCCCAAATACCATAATAAAGGGGTAGAAGTGATCGGCCTGGCCTATGAGCGCACCACCGATTTTGCCAAATCGCAACGCACCCTGCAGCAAATGAAAACGCACTTTAATGTACCCTATCCATTACTGATCACCGGCTTTACCCCTGCTGCCGGCGACGCACAAAAAAGCCTGCCCATGCTGGCCGATTTTAAGGGCTTCCCTTCTACCATCATCATTGATAAAAAAGGCGAAGTACGTAAAATCCATACCGGCTTCAGCGGCCCGGGTACCGGCGTTTATTACACCGAATTTATTGATGAGTTTCAGAAACTGACGGAAGATCTGCTGGCGGAGAAGTAA
- a CDS encoding acyl-CoA dehydrogenase, whose translation MYFQFTEEQEMIRQAARDFAQTELKPGVIERDEHQTFPAEQVKMLGELGFLGMMVSPDYGGAGMDAISYVLVMEELSKIDASTSVVVSVNNSLVCYGLEKYGSEAQKQKYLVPLAKGEKIGAFCLSEPEAGSDATSQRTTAIDMGDHYLLNGVKNWITNGNSASTYLVIAQTDASKRHHGINALIVERGMEGFTVGHKENKLGIRGSDTHSLMFTDVKVPKENRIGEDGFGFKFAMNTLDGGRIGIASQALGIASGAYELAMAYAKERRAFGKTIADLQATQFKLADMATEIEAARLLCLKAAWLKDKGLPYAQASSMAKLYASEVAMRTTVEAVQIHGGYGFVKEYHVERLMRDAKITQIYEGTSEIQRIVISREVLR comes from the coding sequence ATGTATTTTCAATTCACAGAAGAACAAGAAATGATCCGCCAGGCGGCGCGGGATTTTGCACAAACCGAACTTAAGCCGGGCGTAATTGAACGCGACGAACACCAAACCTTCCCCGCCGAACAGGTAAAGATGCTGGGCGAACTCGGTTTTTTAGGGATGATGGTATCGCCTGATTATGGCGGCGCAGGTATGGACGCCATCTCCTACGTTTTGGTAATGGAAGAATTATCAAAAATTGATGCATCCACTTCCGTTGTTGTTTCTGTTAATAATTCATTGGTTTGTTACGGGCTCGAAAAATATGGCAGCGAGGCCCAGAAACAAAAATACCTGGTACCGCTGGCCAAAGGTGAAAAGATAGGCGCGTTTTGTTTGTCCGAACCGGAGGCAGGATCTGATGCTACCTCCCAGCGCACCACCGCTATTGATATGGGCGACCATTATTTATTGAACGGCGTAAAAAACTGGATCACCAATGGAAACTCTGCATCAACTTACCTGGTTATTGCGCAAACCGATGCCAGCAAACGCCACCATGGCATTAACGCCCTGATTGTTGAACGCGGCATGGAAGGTTTTACAGTGGGGCATAAAGAAAACAAACTGGGTATCCGCGGATCAGACACGCATTCATTAATGTTTACTGATGTGAAGGTGCCCAAGGAAAACCGTATCGGCGAAGATGGCTTCGGGTTTAAGTTTGCCATGAATACTCTGGATGGCGGCCGTATTGGCATCGCCTCACAGGCTTTGGGCATTGCATCAGGCGCTTATGAACTGGCGATGGCCTATGCCAAAGAACGCAGGGCATTCGGGAAAACCATCGCCGATTTACAGGCTACTCAATTTAAACTGGCGGATATGGCTACCGAGATAGAGGCTGCCCGCCTGCTGTGCCTTAAAGCTGCATGGCTGAAAGATAAAGGGCTGCCCTATGCCCAGGCCAGTTCGATGGCGAAACTTTATGCATCAGAAGTAGCGATGCGCACTACCGTTGAGGCAGTGCAGATCCACGGCGGTTATGGCTTTGTAAAGGAATACCACGTGGAGCGTTTAATGCGCGATGCCAAGATCACCCAGATCTATGAAGGGACCTCGGAAATTCAGCGGATTGTAATATCCCGCGAGGTGTTGAGATAA